In one Bactrocera tryoni isolate S06 chromosome 5, CSIRO_BtryS06_freeze2, whole genome shotgun sequence genomic region, the following are encoded:
- the LOC120776828 gene encoding adenosine 3'-phospho 5'-phosphosulfate transporter 2: MASVKVNSNGSKTSTDSDNPPELRILCFNLTYYNRTTQFLLSCAGVFVLYLIYGYLQELIFTVEGFKPYGWFLTLVQFGYYICFGVIERDLETRRRALLLPGGSVETSERRIPMRTYFLLAALTLGTMGLSNSSLGYLNYPTQVIFKCCKLIPVLVGSILIQGKRYGPLDFAAAFAMCIGLAWFTLADSQVSPNFDLTGVAMISAALLCDAAIGNVQEKAMREHKASSSEVVLYSYGLGFIYLLVILMVTGNFFSGFAFCLEHIVETFGYGFFFSLSGYLGIQFVLALVRSSGAPVAATVTTARKAVTIALSFVFFSKPFTWQYLWSGLVVVLGIYLNVYSKKHKMTMRDFQQKFKYALNAFRVWERSSSRKFLVEV; the protein is encoded by the exons ATGGCGTCGGTTAAAGTGAATAGTAACGGCAGTAAAACATCAACCGACTCCGATAATCCACCTGAATTGCGAATTCTTTGCTTCAATCTTACCTACTACAACCGCACCACACAATTCCTTTTGAGCTGTGCAGGTGTTTTTGTGCTATACCTTATTTATGGGTATCTGCAGGAACTAATTTTTACGGTTGAAGGTTTTAAGCCGTACGGATGGTTTCTCACACTTGTACAATTCGGTTATTACATTTGTTTCGGTGTAATTGAACGTGATCTAGAGACTAGACGTAGAGCTCTATTACTGCCAGGTGGTAGTGTTGAGACATCTGAGCGTCGTATACCAATGCGTACTTATTTTCTACTTGCCGCACTAACACTCGGCACTATGGGACTGTCGAATTCTAGTCTGGGCTATCTTAACTATCCCACGCAGGTGATATTCAAATGTTGCAAATTGATACCAGTGTTGGTGGGCAGCATTTTGATACAAGGAAAGCGTTATGGGCCACTTGATTTTGCTGCCGCTTTTGCCATGTGCATTGGACTGGCCTGGTTCACGCTAGCCGATTCGCAGGTCTCACCGAATTTCGATCTCACCGGTGTCGCCATGATATCAGCGGCACTGCTTTGTGATGCAGCTATCGGAAATGTGCAGGAAAAAGCAATGCGAGAACATAAAGCATCCAGCAGTGAAGTTGTGCTTTATTCTTATGGGTTGGGCTTTATTTACCTTCTGGTTATACTGATGGTGACTGGTAATTTTTTCAGCGGTTTTGCCTTTTGTCTTGAG CACATAGTGGAAACTTTCGGCTATGGTTTCTTCTTCAGTTTATCAGGTTATCTGGGCATCCAGTTTGTGTTGGCTTTGGTGCGAAGCAGTGGCGCGCCAGTAGCTGCCACCGTGACGACAGCAAGAAAAGCAGTAACGATCGCATTATCGTTTGTTTTCTTCAGCAAGCCATTTACCTGGCA ATATCTTTGGTCAGGTTTAGTTGTAGTATTgggcatatatttaaatgtgtacagcaaaaaacacaaaatgacTATGCgagattttcaacaaaagttcAAGTACGCGCTTAACGCCTTCAGAGTTTGGGAGCGTTCTTCAAGCCGCAAGTTCTTAGTAGAAGTTTAA
- the LOC120776830 gene encoding ribonuclease P/MRP protein subunit POP5, producing the protein MVRIKNRYVVVRIVPEKPTNILKIDDAVLAKSVLRNVKKYYGDYGLGTVEHGFRVKYCNERTKIAIMRCLHRSHRTLTSTLPLITMIGDVRAKFHTLYVGATIIHCNKFIINHQQRFLDEMVGQIASAKERKDFIKRVMEFDLEQ; encoded by the exons TGGTGAGGATCAAAAATCG TTATGTAGTCGTCAGGATAGTGCCAGAAAAACCGacgaatatattaaaaattgacgATGCCGTACTAGCAAAATCTGTGCTGCGCAATGTGAAAAAGTACTACGGCGACTATGGACTGGGTACTGTAGAGCATGGTTTTCGAGTGAAATACTGTAATGAACGCACGAAAATAGCAATAATGAGATGCCTACATCGGTCACATCGTACGTTGACGAGTACGCTGCCGTTGATAACTATG ATCGGAGATGTGCGTGCAAAATTCCATACGCTTTACGTCGGTGCTACTATAATACATTGCAACAAGTTCATAATAAATCACCAGCAAAGATTTTTGGACGAAATGGTGGGTCAAATCGCGTCTGCGAAGGAACGCAAGGACTTCATCAAACGTGTTATGGAATTCGATCTAGAGCAATAG